In Deinococcus puniceus, one genomic interval encodes:
- a CDS encoding cupin domain-containing protein, with product MTPQPVNLAAAFASFAEVYAPRVAAELNGQMVKLAQIQGRFVMHSHPHEDELFLVQRGELLMHFEDGPTRTIREGEFIVVPRGVRHCPDAVDVCWVLLFEPASTLNTGDVGGERTRDAVPLAVSTDEAQS from the coding sequence ATGACTCCTCAGCCCGTCAATCTCGCCGCCGCGTTTGCCAGCTTCGCTGAGGTCTACGCCCCGCGTGTGGCCGCCGAACTGAACGGGCAGATGGTCAAACTGGCCCAGATTCAGGGCCGCTTCGTCATGCACTCTCACCCGCACGAGGATGAGCTTTTTCTGGTGCAGCGCGGCGAACTGCTGATGCATTTTGAAGACGGCCCCACCCGCACCATCCGCGAGGGCGAGTTTATAGTCGTGCCGCGTGGCGTGCGGCATTGCCCTGACGCGGTGGACGTGTGCTGGGTGCTGCTGTTCGAGCCTGCCAGCACCCTGAATACGGGCGACGTAGGCGGCGAACGCACCCGCGACGCCGTGCCACTGGCGGTTTCTACAGATGAGGCCCAGTCTTGA